The following are from one region of the Odontesthes bonariensis isolate fOdoBon6 chromosome 12, fOdoBon6.hap1, whole genome shotgun sequence genome:
- the LOC142396241 gene encoding trace amine-associated receptor 13c-like translates to MEMQDGAELCFPHLSNSSCKKPDYSLSELVLLHIILFSISVLTVMFNLLVIISVSHYRQLHTPTNILLLSLAVSDFLVGLLLMPGEIIRTTTCWFLGELVCFLYNYLSYIIPSASVGDMVLISIDRYVAICDPLHYPTRVTEGRVKLCVCLCWLCSALYSLLLVKDDLTLLGKHNSCYGECLIFIDDISGSVDLVLTFILPVTVIIVLYMRVFVVAVSQARAMRAHVTAAKLQLSVSIKTKKSELKAARTLGVLMIVFLICFIPYYCVSLLRANLLNSSSVSFVSFLFYFNSCLNPVVYALFYPWFRKAVKFILTLQILQPGSCQATIL, encoded by the exons ATGGAGATGCAGGATGGAGCAGAGCTCTGCTTTCCACATCTCTCAAACAGCTCCTGCAAGAAGCCTGACTATTCCCTTTCTGAACTCGTTCTCCTTCACATCATTCTGTTCTCCATCTCTGTGCTCACTGTGATGTTCAACCTGCTCGTCATCATCTCAGTCTCCCACTACAG GCAGCTCCACACACCCACAaacatcctcctcctctctctggctGTCTCAGACTTTCTTGTGGGTCTCCTGTTGATGCCAGGGGAAATCATCCGAACTACAACCTGCTGGTTTCTTGGTGAACTCGTGTGTTTTTTATATAACTATTTGTCCTACATCATCCCTTCTGCCTCAGTAGGAGACATGGTGCTCATATCAATTGACCGTTATGTGGCAATTTGTGACCCTCTGCATTACCCAACCAGAGTGACTGAGGGAAGAGTTaaactctgtgtgtgtctgtgttggctctgctctgctctataCAGCCTTTTACTTGTAAAAGATGACCTGACTCTATTAGGCAAACACAATTCCTGTTATGGAGAATGTCTGATTTTTATTGATGACATTTCAGGAAGTGTAGATCTTGTTTTAACCTTCATTCTTCCAGTTACTGTCATCATAGTTCTGTATATGAGAGTATTTGTGGTGGCTGTGTCTCAGGCTCGTGCCATGCGCGCTCATGTTACAGCTGCCAAACTCCAACTTTCAGTCtctataaaaacaaagaaatctgaGTTAAAAGCAGCCAGGACTCTTGGTGTTCTCATGATTGTCTTTCTGATATGTTTCATCCCATATTACTGCGTCTCTCTTTTAAGGGCTAATTTGCTCAATAGCTCTTCTGTATCCTTTGTGTCCTTTCTGTTCTATTTTAACTCCTGTTTGAACCCAGTGGTTTATGCACTGTTCTATCCCTGGTTTAGGAAAGCAGTTAAATTCATATTAACTCTTCAGATATTGCAGCCTGGCTCCTGTCAGGCCACCATCCTGTAG
- the LOC142396906 gene encoding trace amine-associated receptor 13c-like has protein sequence MEIQDGAEFCFPHLSNSSCKKPDYSLSEVVLLHIILFSISVLTVMFNLLVIISISHYRQLHTPTNILLLSLAVSDFLVGLLSMPAGIIRNTTCWYLGDLTCFIFIYMSFIITSASVGDMVLISIDRYVAICDPLHYPTRVTEGRVKLCVCLCWLCSALYNLLFVKDDLTLLGKHNSCYGECVFFIDDISGSVDLVLTFILPVTVIIVLYMRVFVVAVSQARAMRSHVTAAKLQLSVIIKTKKSELKAARTLGVLMIVFLICFIPYYCVSLVRADLLNSSSVSFVSYLFYFNSCLNPVIYALFYPWFRKAVKFTLTLQILQPGSCQANIL, from the exons ATGGAGATCCAGGATGGAGCAGAGTTCTGCTTTCCACATCTCTCAAACAGCTCCTGCAAGAAGCCTGACTATTCCCTTTCTGAAGTCGTTCTCCTTCACATCATTCTGTTCTCCATCTCTGTGCTCACTGTGATGTTCAACCTGCTCGTCATCATCTCAATCTCCCACTACAG GCAGCTCCACACACCCACTaacatcctcctcctctctctggctGTCTCAGACTTTCTTGTGGGTCTCCTGTCAATGCCAGCGGGAATTATCCGAAATACAACCTGCTGGTATCTTGGTGacctcacatgttttattttcatttatatgtCCTTCATCATCACTTCTGCCTCTGTAGGAGACATGGTGCTCATATCAATTGACCGTTATGTGGCAATTTGTGACCCTCTGCATTACCCAACCAGAGTGACTGAGGGAAGAGTTaaactctgtgtgtgtctgtgttggctctgctctgctctctaCAACCTTTTATTTGTAAAAGATGACCTGACTCTATTAGGCAAACACAATTCCTGTTATGGagaatgtgtgttttttattgATGACATTTCAGGAAGTGTAGATCTTGTTTTAACCTTCATTCTTCCAGTTACTGTCATCATAGTTCTGTATATGAGAGTATTTGTGGTGGCTGTGTCTCAGGCTCGTGCCATGCGCTCTCATGTTACAGCTGCCAAACTCCAACTTTCAGTCattataaaaacaaagaaatctgaGTTAAAAGCAGCCAGGACTCTTGGTGTTCTCATGATTGTCTTTCTGATATGTTTCATCCCATATTACTGTGTCTCTCTTGTAAGGGCTGATTTGCTCAATAGCTCTTCGGTATCCTTTGTGTCCTATCTGTTCTATTTTAACTCCTGTTTGAACCCAGTGATTTATGCACTGTTCTATCCCTGGTTTAGGAAAGCAGTTAAATTCACATTAACTCTTCAGATATTGCAGCCTGGCTCCTGTCAGGCCAACATACTGTAG
- the LOC142396243 gene encoding trace amine-associated receptor 13c-like: MDIQDGADLRFPHLSNSSCKKPVSSLSELELLQIVLSSISVLTVMLNLLVIISVSHYRQLHTPTNILLLSLAVSDFLVGLLLMPGEIIRNIGCWYLGDLMCFIFIYLSFIITSASVGDMVLISIDRYVAICDPLHYPTRVTEGRVKLCVCLCWLCSALYSLLFIKDDLTQPGKHNSCYGECVIFIDDISGTVDLVLTFILPVTVIIVLYMRVFVVAVSQARAMRSHVTAAKLQLSVTIKTKKSELKAARTLGVLMIVFLICFIPYYCVSLVGADMLNNSSASFVSFLFFFNSCLNPVIYALFYPWFKKGVKFILTLQILQPGSCQANIL, from the exons ATGGATATCCAGGATGGAGCAGACCTGCGCTTTCCACATCTCTCAAACAGCTCCTGCAAGAAGCCTGTATCTTCTTTGTCTGAACTTGAGCTCCTTCAGATCGTGCTGTCCTCCATCTCTGTGCTCACTGTGATGCTCAACCTGCTCGTCATCATATCAGTCTCCCACTACAG GCAGCTCCACACACCCACTaacatcctcctcctctctcttgcTGTGTCAGATTTTCTTGTCGGTCTCCTACTAATGCCAGGAGAAATCATCAGAAATATTGGGTGCTGGTATCTTGGTGACctcatgtgttttattttcatttatttgtccTTCATCATCACCTCTGCCTCTGTAGGAGACATGGTGCTCATATCAATTGACCGTTATGTCGCAATCTGTGACCCTCTGCATTACCCAACCAGAGTGACTGAGGGAAGAGTTaaactctgtgtgtgtctgtgttggctctgctctgctctataCAGCCTTTTATTCATAAAGGATGATCTGACTCAACCAGGCAAACACAATTCCTGTTATGGAGAATGTGTGATTTTTATTGATGACATTTCAGGAACTGTAGATCTTGTTTTAACCTTCATTCTTCCAGTTACTGTCATCATAGTTCTGTATATGAGAGTATTTGTGGTGGCTGTGTCTCAGGCTCGTGCCATGCGCTCTCATGTTACAGCTGCCAAACTCCAACTTTCAGTCactataaaaacaaagaaatctgaGTTAAAAGCAGCCAGGACTCTTGGTGTTCTCATGATTGTCTTTCTGATATGTTTCATCCCATATTACTGCGTCTCTCTTGTAGGGGCTGATATGCTCAataactcctctgcctcctttgtgtcctttctgttcttttttaacTCCTGTTTGAACCCGGTGATTTATGCACTGTTCTATCCCTGGTTTAAGAAAGGAGTTAAATTCATATTAACTCTTCAGATATTGCAGCCTGGCTCCTGTCAGGCCAACATACTGTAG